One stretch of Tepidibacter hydrothermalis DNA includes these proteins:
- a CDS encoding deoxynucleoside kinase, with the protein MLTLINNNTSLIPRNDNENIFITVAGNVGAGKSTITKLLSQKLNLNSHFEKVDDNPYLDDFYTDQEKWGFHLQLYFLAQRFKQQKSIASNGFDNIQDRSIYEDVEIFAKSLYDNGKMSKRDFETYRDLFYDMIPHLKKPNLMIYLNGSIDTIIDRINLRGRDMEKRVPREYWENLHSRYEGWINSYTDSPILYVNIDKVDLIEKPEQLDIIADEIKKILNI; encoded by the coding sequence ATGTTAACACTTATAAATAACAACACTTCATTAATACCTAGAAATGACAATGAAAACATATTTATAACTGTAGCTGGAAATGTAGGAGCAGGTAAGTCTACTATAACAAAGCTATTATCTCAAAAGCTTAATTTAAATTCTCACTTTGAAAAAGTAGATGATAACCCTTATTTAGATGATTTTTATACAGATCAAGAAAAATGGGGATTCCATCTTCAACTATATTTTCTAGCGCAAAGATTTAAACAGCAAAAATCAATAGCATCAAATGGATTTGATAATATACAGGATAGAAGTATATATGAAGATGTTGAAATATTTGCAAAATCTTTATACGACAACGGTAAAATGAGCAAGAGAGACTTCGAAACTTATAGAGATTTGTTTTACGATATGATACCTCATTTAAAAAAGCCAAATCTTATGATATATCTAAACGGTTCTATCGACACTATAATAGATAGAATAAATTTAAGAGGTAGAGATATGGAGAAAAGAGTTCCTAGAGAATACTGGGAAAATCTTCATTCAAGATATGAGGGTTGGATAAATAGCTATACAGATTCTCCTATATTATATGTAAATATAGACAAAGTTGATTTAATTGAAAAACCTGAGCAGTTAGATATTATAGCTGATGAAATAAAAAAAATACTAAATATATAG
- the cobT gene encoding nicotinate-nucleotide--dimethylbenzimidazole phosphoribosyltransferase — translation MKLLNETINSISNVERKYMDLAQQRLDSFFKPIGSLGKLEDICVQLSGIYRKINFDTSKKAILAFAADHGIYEEGVAPDPQEITRLQIPNFVKGVSGVGCLAKSANADVVAVDVGINCDDLIDGVLDYKIRKGTSNMAKGPAMTYDEAIRSLEIGIELSNKLINEGYTVLGIGEMGIGNTSATSAIISVFTDLDPLDVTGMGSGLNSDSIIKKANTIKKAIHINNPIKEDPIDVLSKIGGFEIGAMAGVILSASSNNIPVVLDGFISYAAAIIAYNLNNTTKEYMIASHFSKEKATSKALELLKLEPMLYMDMRLGEGSGAALAFNIIESANYMYKNMVQRDEICSIV, via the coding sequence ATGAAACTTTTAAACGAAACAATTAATTCTATAAGCAACGTTGAGAGAAAATATATGGATTTAGCTCAACAAAGACTGGATAGTTTTTTTAAACCTATAGGAAGTCTTGGAAAATTAGAAGATATATGTGTACAACTATCTGGAATATATAGAAAGATAAATTTTGATACTTCTAAAAAAGCTATACTAGCATTTGCAGCTGATCACGGTATTTATGAAGAAGGTGTTGCTCCAGATCCTCAAGAAATCACCAGACTTCAAATTCCTAATTTCGTAAAAGGAGTTAGTGGAGTCGGTTGTCTAGCTAAAAGCGCAAATGCAGATGTAGTTGCAGTCGATGTTGGTATAAACTGTGATGATTTAATAGATGGGGTTTTAGATTACAAAATAAGAAAAGGAACTTCTAATATGGCAAAAGGTCCTGCAATGACATACGATGAAGCTATTCGTTCGCTGGAAATAGGTATTGAATTATCCAACAAACTCATAAATGAGGGATATACGGTACTAGGAATAGGAGAGATGGGAATAGGTAATACATCAGCAACTAGTGCTATAATATCTGTATTTACAGATTTAGATCCTTTAGATGTTACGGGAATGGGTTCAGGACTTAATAGTGATTCTATAATAAAAAAAGCAAATACAATAAAAAAAGCCATACATATCAATAACCCTATCAAAGAAGATCCTATAGATGTTCTATCTAAAATAGGTGGTTTTGAAATAGGTGCTATGGCCGGTGTTATACTAAGTGCAAGTAGTAATAATATACCCGTTGTATTAGACGGTTTCATTTCTTATGCCGCTGCTATTATAGCATACAATCTTAATAATACAACTAAAGAATATATGATTGCATCTCATTTTTCAAAAGAAAAAGCTACAAGTAAAGCTCTTGAGCTTCTAAAACTAGAACCTATGCTTTATATGGATATGCGTCTCGGTGAGGGAAGTGGAGCAGCTCTTGCATTTAACATAATAGAGTCTGCCAATTATATGTATAAAAATATGGTACAGCGAGATGAAATCTGTAGTATTGTTTAA
- a CDS encoding sensor histidine kinase, with protein MISIKKERIYAIKIVCIYAIIAKIFVYTSDYIIGHMFKSIDKFIMFNYIKCNICIVITCIGFYIVIDKYIRIIKNLKNEIEVNDEQYKFVINNTTGGLWCWDVEKNHILFPYKWKSILGYKDHEISNSEEDWFKLIHPDDYDYVFKKIYDYMDKKTDEFIIEYRMRKKDGTYIWVLDRGQGIWDENGRIIKFMGTYTDITEMKESQIELKQSEEKFKALFHNAGDAIALIQLDNNCINKYIEVNKSACERLGYTKEELLNMTPYDIRDDKSYNKYKEALMKLNELRRITYETIHVTKNGTKIPVEINWHLFDFDSKKVILSIARDITQRKEANDKLLKIIEENEELLEKTIHHDRIKTEFFCNMSHEFKTPLNVILGTIQLLNTYKNDDCIKIKPEKFNKYINMANQNCLRLLRLINNIMDITKLEYDSFEIKYRNYNIIYIIESITQSVVEFAKLNGIDIIFDTDLEEKIILCDADIIERIILNILSNSIKNTDKGGCIWVNIYNDNEGILITIKDDGIGIPKDKIETIFDRFTQVDGSLKRKHEGSGVGLSLVKSLVEKHNGHIWVTSEVGIGTQTFIRFPYNNCNNNYEIEEECSYNNNLVEKINIEFSDIYSL; from the coding sequence ATGATTAGCATAAAAAAAGAAAGAATATATGCCATTAAAATTGTATGTATATATGCCATTATTGCAAAGATATTTGTTTATACGAGTGATTATATAATAGGACATATGTTTAAAAGTATAGATAAATTTATAATGTTCAATTACATAAAATGCAATATATGTATAGTTATAACGTGTATAGGCTTTTATATTGTAATAGATAAATATATTAGAATTATTAAAAATTTAAAAAATGAAATTGAAGTAAATGATGAACAATATAAATTTGTGATAAATAATACAACAGGTGGTCTTTGGTGTTGGGATGTAGAGAAAAATCATATATTATTTCCGTATAAATGGAAAAGTATACTAGGATATAAAGATCATGAAATATCAAATTCAGAAGAAGATTGGTTTAAATTAATACATCCAGATGATTATGATTATGTATTTAAAAAAATATATGATTATATGGATAAAAAAACAGATGAATTTATAATAGAATACAGAATGAGAAAAAAAGATGGAACGTACATATGGGTACTAGATAGAGGACAAGGTATTTGGGATGAAAATGGCAGAATAATAAAATTTATGGGAACGTATACAGATATAACAGAGATGAAAGAAAGTCAGATAGAGTTAAAGCAGAGTGAAGAAAAATTTAAGGCTTTATTCCATAATGCAGGAGATGCTATTGCCCTTATACAATTGGACAATAACTGTATAAATAAGTATATAGAAGTTAATAAAAGTGCTTGCGAAAGACTTGGATATACCAAAGAAGAATTATTAAATATGACGCCATATGATATAAGAGATGATAAATCATATAATAAGTATAAAGAAGCTTTAATGAAACTAAACGAATTAAGACGTATAACATATGAAACTATTCATGTAACTAAGAATGGAACTAAAATACCAGTTGAAATAAACTGGCATCTATTCGATTTTGATAGTAAAAAAGTTATATTATCTATTGCTAGAGATATAACACAGAGAAAAGAGGCTAATGATAAGCTATTAAAGATAATAGAGGAAAATGAAGAACTATTAGAGAAAACCATTCATCATGATAGAATAAAGACTGAATTTTTTTGCAATATGTCTCATGAATTTAAAACACCTTTAAATGTAATACTTGGAACTATTCAATTATTGAATACTTACAAAAATGATGATTGCATAAAAATAAAACCTGAGAAATTTAATAAATACATAAATATGGCGAATCAAAACTGTCTTAGATTATTAAGACTTATTAATAATATTATGGACATTACAAAGCTAGAATACGATTCTTTCGAGATTAAATATAGAAATTACAATATTATCTATATAATAGAAAGTATAACTCAGTCAGTAGTAGAATTTGCAAAATTAAATGGGATAGATATAATATTCGATACCGATTTAGAGGAAAAAATAATTCTTTGTGATGCAGATATAATAGAGAGAATAATATTAAATATATTATCAAATTCTATAAAAAATACTGATAAAGGTGGATGTATATGGGTAAATATATACAATGATAATGAGGGTATACTGATAACTATAAAAGATGATGGAATAGGAATACCAAAGGATAAAATAGAAACTATATTCGATAGATTTACTCAAGTAGATGGGTCTTTAAAAAGAAAACACGAAGGAAGCGGAGTGGGACTATCTCTTGTAAAATCTTTAGTAGAAAAACATAATGGACACATATGGGTCACAAGTGAAGTGGGAATAGGCACTCAAACATTCATAAGATTTCCGTATAACAATTGTAATAATAATTATGAGATTGAGGAAGAATGTAGTTATAATAATAATTTGGTTGAAAAAATAAATATTGAATTTTCGGACATATATTCATTATAA
- a CDS encoding deoxynucleoside kinase, protein MTNTKRGLFISIEGPIGVGKTTLSNILNSHFNSFSLREIVEENPFLSQFYTNIKEYALQTESFFFFNRVKQLEDIEDSLKKGTMVISDYNIIKNLIFAGLTLNKKQFHKYKQVYDIFVNELPQSDIIIHLNSNTDTLMKKIALRDRNFERQMDRNYIDNLREEYEYYFNERSLKHYFGEKTPIIINVDNTNMDFINCQKDREWIIEQVKNSIKNLGGI, encoded by the coding sequence ATGACAAATACCAAAAGAGGACTTTTCATTTCTATAGAAGGACCTATAGGAGTTGGAAAAACTACATTATCTAATATACTAAACTCCCACTTCAATTCATTTTCTTTAAGAGAAATAGTTGAAGAAAACCCTTTTTTATCACAGTTTTATACAAACATTAAAGAATATGCTCTTCAAACAGAATCATTCTTTTTCTTTAACAGAGTAAAACAACTAGAAGATATCGAGGATTCACTAAAAAAAGGTACTATGGTAATCAGTGATTACAATATAATTAAAAACTTAATATTTGCAGGTCTTACACTTAATAAAAAGCAATTCCATAAATACAAGCAAGTTTATGATATCTTTGTTAATGAACTACCTCAATCAGATATAATAATTCACCTAAACTCTAACACAGATACTTTAATGAAAAAAATAGCTCTTAGAGATCGAAACTTCGAAAGACAAATGGATAGAAATTATATAGACAACCTAAGAGAAGAATACGAGTACTATTTTAATGAAAGATCTTTAAAACACTATTTTGGCGAGAAAACTCCAATTATAATAAATGTAGATAATACAAACATGGATTTTATAAACTGCCAGAAGGATAGAGAATGGATTATCGAACAAGTAAAAAATAGCATTAAAAATTTAGGAGGCATCTAA
- a CDS encoding choline/carnitine O-acyltransferase: protein MKDFIKYNVPIKNIDNLPSYPIPTLKDTLDRFLEWVEPLVSSVEFEKAKKTVEEFLITGDSKKLEEKIQELGNREEDSWIYDYWVKSHLLVRAPLTPHTNVPIIYENEKLLKFEVIERIAILMHSTAVVYKDFKENGAGEYWIKNKRYSSDEFHGLLASINDIKQGMDEYYINDECSEFIVFSYKNHLYNIQVIRNENVVPVGEILNTLKTIVLSNIEALVPNANYVTIGVDRDEAAKVLEKILVNEINQKAYQQIKDAIIVMNYDDIEVNGVYEELDNGSCNREYVNRWHGKGFQFSCTKNGIFSFIADHCFVDGGTEVYFINKLKKYIEKTTFVFEELTSNTIAKEIFFDLSQDIKKDLLDLKDGFDKCMDSFETRYVDFNGLSRDVLKEKGILSGDGFIHLAFQVAQYMTYESVKNTYISVDARRFFRGRTESNRPVSKESVSFAKEFLKKEKSKKDLYQMMKEALDEHHRRVKLCQSGQGVNRYLYVLESVYEDYGKEIGIVKKPDLFNIEAFKVIGDNHLSTTSFGHPDMKYLYFPPVQEHGFGIYYFVGPKSFMIITAYNEDLETMNKMILNLQECINGMLELHE, encoded by the coding sequence ATGAAAGATTTTATAAAGTATAATGTTCCAATTAAAAATATTGATAATTTACCATCATATCCAATACCCACATTAAAAGATACATTAGATAGGTTCTTAGAATGGGTTGAACCTCTTGTGTCTTCAGTAGAATTTGAAAAAGCTAAAAAAACTGTAGAAGAGTTTTTAATAACAGGAGATTCTAAAAAGTTAGAAGAGAAGATACAAGAACTAGGAAATAGGGAAGAGGATAGTTGGATTTATGACTATTGGGTTAAATCTCACTTATTAGTACGAGCGCCTCTTACACCTCATACTAATGTTCCTATAATATATGAGAATGAAAAACTTCTAAAATTCGAAGTTATTGAAAGAATAGCTATACTTATGCATTCTACTGCTGTTGTATATAAAGATTTTAAGGAAAATGGTGCAGGAGAATATTGGATTAAGAATAAACGTTATTCATCAGATGAATTTCATGGATTATTAGCATCAATCAACGATATAAAACAAGGAATGGATGAATACTATATCAATGATGAATGCTCAGAGTTTATAGTATTTTCTTATAAAAATCATCTTTATAATATACAAGTAATCAGAAATGAAAATGTTGTTCCAGTTGGTGAAATTCTAAATACTCTTAAAACTATTGTATTAAGTAATATCGAAGCACTTGTACCAAATGCTAACTATGTAACCATTGGCGTAGATAGAGATGAAGCAGCAAAAGTACTTGAAAAGATTCTTGTAAATGAGATTAATCAAAAGGCATATCAACAAATTAAAGATGCTATTATAGTGATGAATTATGATGATATAGAGGTTAATGGTGTATATGAAGAATTGGATAATGGTTCTTGTAATAGGGAATATGTAAACCGTTGGCATGGAAAAGGATTTCAATTCTCTTGCACAAAGAATGGTATTTTCTCTTTTATTGCAGATCATTGCTTTGTAGATGGTGGAACGGAAGTTTATTTCATTAACAAACTTAAGAAATACATTGAAAAAACTACATTTGTATTCGAAGAATTAACGTCAAATACTATAGCAAAAGAGATATTTTTTGACCTTTCACAGGATATTAAAAAAGATCTTTTAGATTTAAAGGACGGTTTTGATAAGTGCATGGATAGTTTTGAAACTAGATATGTTGATTTTAATGGATTATCTAGAGATGTTCTGAAAGAAAAAGGAATTCTTTCTGGAGATGGATTTATTCATCTTGCATTTCAAGTAGCACAATATATGACTTATGAGAGTGTTAAGAACACATATATATCAGTGGATGCTAGAAGATTCTTCAGAGGAAGAACTGAGAGTAACAGACCTGTATCAAAAGAGAGTGTTAGTTTTGCAAAAGAGTTTCTAAAAAAAGAAAAATCTAAAAAAGATCTCTATCAAATGATGAAAGAAGCGTTGGATGAACATCATAGACGTGTTAAGTTATGTCAGTCTGGACAAGGAGTAAACAGATACCTATATGTATTAGAATCAGTATATGAAGACTACGGTAAAGAAATCGGAATTGTAAAAAAACCAGATTTATTTAATATAGAAGCATTTAAAGTTATAGGTGATAATCATTTATCAACAACTTCTTTTGGTCATCCAGATATGAAATATCTTTATTTTCCTCCTGTTCAAGAGCATGGATTTGGTATTTATTATTTTGTAGGCCCTAAATCATTTATGATTATCACAGCCTATAATGAAGATTTAGAAACAATGAATAAAATGATATTAAATCTTCAAGAATGTATTAACGGAATGTTGGAATTGCATGAGTAA
- a CDS encoding UxaA family hydrolase, translated as MEFNGYVRQDGTVGIRNNILIIAVDECMDGIARKISEKIENSIVLTNHYTCMLGGNEETLSNIINAACNPNVAGALVLAMGCGSIDPEIVADPINKTGRLAKSLTCIKNGGTKKTITQGIELAKEIEVFSKTFKRQPVDISKLVVGVKCGGSDTSSGIASNPSVGKAADLLVDKGAIVIAGELMELVGCEDILCKRAVNDEIAKKIRTLISNEEKRWGVGSDTEIMSIGNSVGGLTTIEEKSLGALNKIGSKPIQGILEFNQQGHEKPTKPGMYLSDVTMLCGGSGMHFAAAGAQLILWTSGGAGFNNSIVPVIRVSGNEDLINEDIDIDATRIMKGLESSDEVGKRILDRIIEVSNGEKTNIEDIGYSYCTLYQKDIRLEQCLGLR; from the coding sequence ATGGAATTCAATGGATATGTAAGACAAGATGGAACTGTAGGAATTAGAAATAATATTTTAATTATTGCTGTAGATGAATGCATGGATGGGATTGCAAGAAAAATATCTGAGAAAATAGAAAACTCAATAGTTCTTACAAATCACTATACTTGCATGTTGGGTGGAAATGAAGAAACTTTAAGTAATATTATAAATGCTGCATGTAATCCTAATGTTGCTGGTGCTTTGGTTTTGGCAATGGGATGTGGGAGTATTGATCCAGAAATTGTAGCTGATCCTATAAATAAAACTGGAAGATTAGCTAAATCATTAACATGTATAAAAAATGGTGGAACGAAGAAAACGATTACACAAGGAATTGAACTAGCGAAAGAAATAGAGGTCTTTTCAAAAACTTTTAAACGTCAACCAGTAGATATTTCAAAATTAGTTGTTGGTGTTAAATGCGGTGGATCAGATACAAGTTCTGGTATTGCTTCAAATCCAAGTGTAGGAAAAGCAGCAGATTTATTAGTAGACAAAGGTGCAATAGTTATAGCAGGTGAATTAATGGAACTTGTTGGTTGTGAAGATATATTATGCAAAAGAGCAGTAAATGATGAAATTGCAAAAAAAATAAGAACTCTAATTTCAAATGAAGAAAAAAGATGGGGAGTAGGTTCAGACACTGAAATAATGAGTATTGGAAATAGTGTAGGAGGACTTACAACTATTGAAGAAAAATCATTAGGTGCACTTAATAAGATAGGTTCAAAACCAATTCAAGGAATACTTGAGTTTAATCAGCAAGGTCATGAAAAGCCTACAAAACCAGGAATGTATCTATCAGATGTAACAATGCTTTGTGGGGGATCTGGAATGCATTTTGCAGCAGCTGGAGCTCAACTTATTTTATGGACAAGTGGAGGAGCAGGGTTTAACAATTCAATAGTACCAGTTATAAGAGTTAGTGGAAATGAAGATTTAATAAATGAAGATATAGATATTGATGCAACTAGAATTATGAAAGGTTTAGAATCATCAGATGAAGTTGGAAAAAGAATTTTAGATAGAATAATTGAAGTTTCAAATGGAGAAAAAACTAATATTGAAGATATAGGTTATTCTTATTGTACTCTTTATCAAAAAGATATAAGGCTTGAACAGTGTTTGGGATTAAGATAG
- a CDS encoding sigma-54 interaction domain-containing protein, with protein sequence MDNKENKLENKLTYEILKKILDNAFDEIFVYDNNYRVIYVNRACERHYGMKPCEIIGKTFYELLDLKCWYPSVLPIIYKEKRRMTIEQKSYLGETIITTAVPIFDKNREIELVVMSVRDKTHEIDLARKKLEEGLSNYDKTDEFEDNIIEFIENKIISRSEEMKKIIQLSERVSKVDSTILIRGESGTGKGVLVKHIHKKSNRKNRNLLTINCAAIPEDLLESELFGYVKGAFTGASDTGKVGLVELADKGTVFLDEIGELSLRLQAKLLHVIQDKKFTPIGGREAKKVDIRIIAATNRDLMEMVEDKKFRADLYWRLNVIEIEIPPLRERHEDIIALSNYFLNKFNDRYKYTCSLSEKCLEFFVTYSWPGNVRQLENIIERLVVTSSKSIITISDLPQMFFEEPKSKNDNYFPKSFDLAKEKFEKELITKTYKEFKTSRKVAEVLDISQSKATRLIRKYCP encoded by the coding sequence ATGGATAATAAGGAAAATAAATTAGAAAATAAGTTAACTTATGAAATATTAAAAAAGATTTTAGATAATGCTTTCGATGAAATTTTTGTTTATGACAATAATTATCGTGTTATTTATGTAAATAGAGCATGTGAGAGACATTATGGGATGAAACCGTGCGAAATAATTGGAAAAACATTCTATGAACTATTAGATCTTAAATGTTGGTATCCATCTGTGCTACCTATTATATATAAAGAAAAAAGAAGAATGACTATTGAACAAAAATCATATTTAGGTGAAACTATAATAACTACTGCAGTACCAATATTTGATAAAAATAGAGAGATTGAACTTGTAGTAATGAGTGTTAGAGATAAAACACATGAAATAGATTTAGCTAGAAAAAAGTTGGAAGAAGGTTTATCAAATTATGATAAAACAGATGAATTTGAAGATAATATTATTGAATTTATAGAGAATAAGATTATATCAAGAAGTGAAGAAATGAAAAAAATAATTCAGCTATCAGAGAGGGTTTCTAAAGTAGATTCAACTATATTGATAAGAGGAGAATCGGGTACCGGTAAGGGGGTTTTAGTAAAACATATTCATAAAAAAAGTAATCGGAAAAATAGGAATTTATTAACTATTAACTGTGCTGCTATTCCAGAAGATTTGTTAGAATCAGAATTATTTGGTTATGTAAAAGGAGCTTTTACTGGAGCAAGTGACACAGGAAAAGTTGGGTTAGTCGAACTTGCTGATAAGGGAACTGTATTTCTAGATGAAATTGGAGAACTGTCTTTAAGGCTTCAAGCAAAGCTTTTACATGTAATTCAGGACAAAAAGTTTACTCCAATAGGAGGAAGAGAAGCAAAGAAAGTTGATATAAGAATAATAGCAGCTACAAATCGTGATTTAATGGAAATGGTAGAAGATAAGAAATTTAGAGCCGATTTATATTGGAGATTAAATGTAATTGAAATTGAAATACCTCCATTAAGAGAAAGGCATGAAGATATTATTGCTTTGAGTAATTATTTTTTGAATAAATTTAATGATAGATACAAGTATACTTGTTCTCTATCAGAGAAATGTTTAGAATTTTTTGTTACTTACAGTTGGCCAGGGAATGTCAGGCAACTAGAAAATATAATTGAGCGTCTAGTAGTTACATCTTCAAAATCTATAATAACAATTTCTGATTTACCTCAAATGTTTTTTGAAGAACCAAAATCAAAAAATGATAATTATTTCCCTAAGTCTTTTGATTTAGCAAAAGAAAAATTTGAAAAAGAGTTAATAACTAAAACATATAAAGAATTTAAAACTTCTAGAAAAGTGGCAGAAGTTTTAGATATAAGTCAGTCAAAAGCAACTAGGCTTATACGAAAATATTGTCCTTAA
- a CDS encoding amidohydrolase family protein, whose product MIDCHIHISLDGVDFKKARELSKTEEIGKIIRKKFKEYKKMGIYVLRDGGDDGEISSIARKIAKEEKIIFKSPVKAVYKEGRYGKFLGSSVRDVDDFKNLFDYLKSQKLDHLKIVLSGLVDFNKYTDNIDIFFNKKELEYIVNISKYNGIPVMAHVNSSYGIDMAIECGVDTIEHGYFIKEREIYKMAEKNIIWVPTLSPLGNLIKGDNKFKNCSNVIDRVYKEHLDSVGLGYSLGVKIALGSDSGCYKVRHVQGTFDEVNHLIKSGIKKEDVINMAIENGIKACNLNSDEIKYVYQNNKRCL is encoded by the coding sequence ATGATAGATTGTCATATACACATATCACTTGATGGGGTAGATTTCAAAAAAGCTAGAGAGTTATCAAAAACAGAAGAAATAGGAAAAATTATAAGAAAAAAATTTAAAGAATATAAAAAAATGGGGATTTATGTTTTGAGAGATGGTGGAGATGATGGAGAAATATCTAGTATAGCTAGAAAAATAGCAAAGGAAGAAAAAATTATATTTAAATCTCCTGTTAAAGCTGTATATAAGGAAGGGCGATATGGTAAATTTTTAGGATCATCTGTTAGAGATGTGGATGATTTCAAAAATCTATTTGATTATTTAAAATCTCAAAAATTAGATCATTTAAAAATAGTTTTGAGTGGACTTGTTGATTTTAATAAGTATACTGATAATATAGACATATTTTTTAATAAAAAAGAACTTGAGTATATTGTAAATATATCAAAATACAATGGTATACCTGTTATGGCACATGTTAATTCATCATATGGAATTGATATGGCTATTGAGTGTGGAGTTGATACTATAGAGCATGGTTACTTTATAAAAGAGAGAGAAATTTACAAAATGGCAGAAAAAAATATTATATGGGTACCAACCTTATCTCCACTTGGAAATCTAATAAAGGGAGATAATAAATTTAAGAACTGTTCTAATGTAATAGACAGGGTGTATAAAGAACATTTGGATTCAGTAGGATTAGGTTATAGCCTGGGAGTTAAAATAGCATTAGGGAGTGATAGCGGCTGTTACAAGGTAAGACATGTGCAGGGTACATTTGATGAGGTGAATCATTTAATAAAATCTGGTATAAAAAAAGAAGATGTAATCAATATGGCTATAGAAAATGGAATAAAAGCCTGTAACTTAAATAGTGATGAAATTAAATATGTTTATCAAAATAATAAAAGATGCTTATAG
- a CDS encoding HPr family phosphocarrier protein: MRVTFMKVEDINRFVEFVSKLKGKVYLKSGEYSVNAKSMIGAMYIVNENPDEIVVDVEDEVEAKQVLTFLMQGSHLKEE, translated from the coding sequence ATGAGAGTAACTTTTATGAAGGTTGAGGATATAAACAGATTTGTAGAATTTGTATCTAAGTTAAAAGGAAAGGTATACTTGAAATCTGGAGAGTATTCTGTAAATGCAAAGTCTATGATAGGAGCTATGTATATAGTAAATGAAAATCCTGATGAAATAGTTGTAGATGTTGAGGATGAAGTAGAAGCTAAACAAGTACTGACATTTTTAATGCAGGGATCACATCTTAAAGAAGAGTAA
- a CDS encoding UxaA family hydrolase encodes MKKAIIKHSSDNVATALENIEANEKVQILSDKTKVLDVITSIDPIPFGNKIAICNIETDIEITKCGYSIGKSSKQIQKGKLVHVHNVRSERINFPDTIIDEIVRQMGLEEKGITVD; translated from the coding sequence TTGAAAAAAGCAATAATAAAACATTCAAGTGATAATGTGGCTACTGCTTTAGAAAATATTGAGGCAAACGAAAAAGTACAAATTCTTTCTGATAAAACTAAAGTTTTAGATGTAATTACATCTATTGATCCAATACCGTTTGGTAATAAGATTGCAATTTGTAATATAGAAACGGATATAGAAATTACTAAATGTGGATATTCAATTGGAAAAAGTTCAAAACAAATTCAAAAAGGGAAATTAGTACATGTTCACAATGTAAGAAGCGAAAGAATTAATTTTCCAGATACTATAATAGATGAAATTGTTAGACAAATGGGACTTGAAGAAAAAGGAATAACAGTGGATTAG
- a CDS encoding response regulator, with the protein MKILIVDDATFMRNFLFDNMQKFGFEVIGEACNGKEAVQKYIQLQPDIVTMDITMPKMNGIEALKEIIKIDEDAKVVMISDIGQHDKIIEAIKNGATDFIIKPVHPDRLKESLEKVLV; encoded by the coding sequence ATGAAGATATTAATTGTAGATGATGCGACTTTCATGAGAAATTTTCTATTTGATAATATGCAAAAATTTGGATTTGAAGTTATTGGAGAAGCTTGTAATGGAAAAGAAGCTGTTCAAAAATATATACAATTACAGCCTGATATAGTTACAATGGATATAACTATGCCAAAAATGAATGGTATAGAAGCATTGAAAGAAATAATAAAAATTGATGAAGATGCAAAAGTTGTAATGATATCTGATATAGGTCAACATGATAAGATTATAGAAGCTATAAAAAATGGAGCGACAGACTTTATAATAAAGCCTGTACACCCCGATAGACTAAAGGAATCATTAGAAAAGGTTTTAGTATAA